The nucleotide sequence ACATCATCGAGGTTCTCTTCCATGCCGGCGGTGAAACCGTAGTCCATCAGGTTGGAGAAACTCTCGGAGAGTCGTTCGGTGACGATATCGCCCATCTTTTCCGAATAGAAACGACGGTTGTGCAGGGCCACATAACCACGGTCCTGGATGGTGGAGATGATCGCCGCGTAAGTCGAAGGACGACCGATACCACGTTTTTCCATCTCCTTGACCAGACTGGCTTCCGAATAACGCGCCGGTGGCTTGGTGAAGTGCTGGGACGGATCAAGCTTGATCAACTTCAGCACGTCACCCTGGGCCATGTCCGGGAGCACGTCGTCATCGCCCGGCTTGGCGATTTGCGGCATCACACGGGTGTAGCCGTCAAACTTGAGGATGCGCCCCTTGGCACGCAACTCGAAGTCCCCGGCACCGACACTGACGGTGGTGGACAGGTATTGCGCCGGCAGCATCTGGCAGGCGAGGAACTGGCGCCAGATCAGCTCGTAGAGGCGCTCAGCGTCGCGCTCCATGCCGCTCAGCTTGCTTGGCTCGGTATTGGCATCGGACGGGCGAATCGCTTCGTGAGCCTCTTGTGCGCCTTCCTTGCTGCTGTAGACGTTCGGGGATTCCGGCAGGTACTTCTTGCCGAATTCGCCTTCGATATAGGTACGCGCCATCGCCACCGCGTCCACCGACAGGTTGGTGGAGTCGGTACGCATGTAAGTGATGTAGCCTGCTTCATACAAACGCTGGGCCATCATCATGGTCTTCTTCACCCCAAAGCCCAGGCGGTTGCTCGCGGCCTGTTGCAGGGTGGAGGTGATAAACGGCGCCGAGGGCTTACTGCTGGTCGGCTTGTCTTCGCGCTTGACGATGCTGTAGCTGGACGCCTTGAGCTTTTCCAGTGCCGCCATGGCCTGGGCTTCGTTGAGCGGCTTGAAGGCCTCGCCCTTCTCGCGAGCCACGTCAAAGCGCACGGTAGCGCCCTTGGTGGTACCCAGGTCAGCGTGGACTTCCCAGTACTCTTCCGGAATGAACGCGCGAATCTCGCGCTCACGCTCGACCACCAGCTTCACCGCGACCGATTGCACACGGCCGGCGGACAGGCCACGGGCAATCTTCGCCCACAACAGCGGCGAGACCATGTAGCCCACCACGCGGTCGAGGAAACGCCGCGCCTGCTGGGCGTTGACACGATCGATGTCCAGTTCGCCCGGCTTGGAAAAGGCTTCCTGGATGGCCTTCTTGGTGATTTCGTTGAACACCACCCGCTTGTAACGGCTGTCATCGCCGCCAATGGCTTCCCGCAGGTGCCAGGCAATGGCTTCCCCTTCGCGGTCCAAGTCCGTCGCGAGATAGATGGTGTCAGCATCCTTGGCGAGCCGGCGCAGCTCTTCGATGACTTTTTCCTTGCCTGGGAGGATCTCGTACTTGGCTTTCCAGCCATGATCAGGATCGACACCCATGCGCGAGACCAACTGCTTGCGGGCTTTCTCTTTCGGCGAGAGCACCGGACCTTCGCCCGCAGCCGCCTTGCCGCGCTTGGCGGCAGGCTCCTTGCTGGCGCTCGCCGAGCCGCTCGTGGGCAAGTCGCGGATATGGCCGATACTCGACTTCACCACGTACTCGTTGCCCAAGTACTTGTTGATGGTCTTGGCCTTAGCCGGGGATTCCACAATGACCAGCGATTTGCCCATGGATCGGAAAATTCCTGAATTCGAGAAGTGAAAGGCGGTTGGCGCCTGACGCGGCAACGCTATATATAGTGGCAACAGAGTGAGGTCAAGCGCAGCAACCTGCGCGACCTGCCGTCATTGCCCTGAAAAAAGACTGGGTTCGGCCTGGATCAATACAAAGCGCGGGACCTGTTCGCCGTCAACCTCGACCGTCTCCAGGAACATGCTCAAGGGACGTACCCAAAAACCGTAATCGCCATACAGTGCTTGATAAAACACCACTTGCTCTTCAGTCTCGGAATGTCGCGCGACATTAAAAACGCGGTATTGCGGACCTTTGTAATGCCGGTAGAGCCCTGGTTCGACTTTCATGCTCTGGCGCCTCAGAAACCTTGTTAAAAAAAAATATAAAAAATCCCAAAAAACAAAAACCGGGGCACTGGGCCCCGGCTTCCATCACCGCAACGCTTAAACGCGTTCGAAGACGGTCGAGATACCTTGGCCGAGACCAATGCACATGGTGGCTACCCCGAGGTTGCCGCCATTTTGCTTCATCACGTTCAGCAAAGTGCCGGAGATACGCGCACCGGAACACCCGAATGGGTGACCCAGGGCAATCGCGCCGCCGTGCAGGTTAACCTTCTCATTCATCTTGTCGAGTACTTTCAAATCTTTCAACACTGGCAGAGCCTGTGCGGCGAAAGCTTCGTTGAGCTCGAAGAAGTCGATGTCAGAGATGCTCAGACCCGCGCGCTTCAGTGCTTTTTGTGTGGCCGGTACAGGACCATAGCCCATGATCGCGGGGTCCACACCCGCCACCGCCATCGAGCGGATCACCGCCAGCGGTTGAATACCCAAATCCTGGGCACGCTGGGCCGACATCACGATCATGCACGAGGCACCATCGGTGATCTGCGACGAAGTACCGGCCGTCACGGTGCCGCCCTTGGGATTGAAGGCTGGCTTCAAGGCCGCCAGGCTTTCCAGGGTGGTGTCCGGACGAATGGTTTCGTCGTAATCGAACAATTTCAGGAAACCGTTCTCGTCGTAGCCGTTCATCGGGATGATCTCATCCTTGAACTTGCCTTCCACGGTTGCCTTGTGGGCCAACTGGTGGGAGCGCAGGCCAAAGGCGTCCTGGGCTTCGCGGGTGATGCCGTGCATCTTGCCGAGCATTTCCGCGGTCAGGCCCATCATGCCCGAGGCTTTCGCCGCGTACAGGGACATGTGCGGGTTCGGGTCGACACCATGCATCATGCTGACGTGACCCATGTGCTCCACGCCGCCGACCACAAATACATCACCGTTGCCGGTCATGATTGCCTGGGCGGCAGTGTGCAGCGCGCTCATGGAGGAGCCGCACAGGCGGCTGACGGTCTGGCCGGCAGCGGTGTGCGGGATCTGGGTCATCAGCGACGCCATGCGCGCGATGTTCCAGCCCTGCTCCAGGGTCTGGTTGACACAGCCCCAGATCACGTCTTCGACTTCGTTCGGGTCGACCTTGACGTTGCGCTCCAGCACTTTGCTGATCAGGTGCGCCGACATGTCCTCGGCACGGGTGTTGCGGTGCATGCCGCCTTTGGAGCGGCCCATCGGCGTACGACCGAAGTCGACAATCACGACGTCTCTTGGATTCAAGCTCATAAATATTCTCGCTCTAGTCGTTTGGGCGCTTAACCGAAGAAGCTCTGGCCGTTCTTGGCCATCTCACGCAACTTCGCGGTCGGGTGGTACAGCGGGCCCAAATCAGCGTATTGATCAGCCAGGGCAACGAACTCGGCCACACCGATCGAGTCGATGTAACGCAGCGCACCACCACGGAATGGAGGGAAACCAATACCGTAGACCAGGCCCATATCGGCTTCGGCGGCGGTTTCAACGATGCCGTCTTCCAGGCAACGTACGGTTTCCAGGCACAGGGCGATCATCATCCAGTTGATGATGTCCTCGTCGGACACCTCACGCTGTTCGTAGACAATCGGCGCGAGCACTTCATGCACCGAAGGATCGGCGACTTTCTTCTGCTTGCCCTTCTTGTCGGTCTCGTAGGCGTAGAAACCCTTGCCATTCTTCTGGCCCAGGCGCTTGGCTTCGTAGAGCGCGTCGACAGCCGAACGGCGGTCGTCTTTCATGCGGTCCGGGAACCCTTCAGCCATCACGTCGCGACCGTGGTGGCCGGTGTCGATGCCGACCACGTCCATCAGGTACGCCGGACCCATTGGCCAGCCGAATTTCTCCATGACCTTGTCAATGCGCACGAAGTCCACGCCGGCGCTGACCAACTTGGCGAAACCGCCGAAGTACGGAAACAGTACACGGTTAACGAGGAAGCCCGGGCAATCGTTGACGACGATCGGGTTCTTGCCCATTTTCTTGGCGTAAGCCACGGTGGTGGCAACGGCCAGCTCACTGGACTTCTCGCCACGGATCACTTCCACCAGCGGCATCATGTGCACCGGATTGAAGAAGTGCATGCCGACGAAGTTTTCCGGACGCTTGAGGGCCTGGGCCAGCAAGGTGATGGAGATGGTCGAGGTGTTGGACGCCAGAATGGTGTCTTCCTTGACCTGGGCTTCGACTTCAGCGAGTACCGCCTGCTTGACCTTCGGGTTCTCGACAACCGCTTCGACCACCAGGTCGACGTGACCGAAGTCGCCGTAGGACAAGGTCGGACGAATGCCGTTAAGCACTTCAGCCATTTTCGCAGCAGTCATGCGGCCTTTATCAACGCGGCCCACCAACAGTTTCGCGGCTTCCGCCAGACCCTGCTCGATCCCGTGTTCGTTGATGTCTTTCATCAGGATCGGTGTGCCTTTGGACGCCGACTGATAAGCGATACCGCCCCCCATGATGCCGGCGCCGAGTACGGCGGCCTGCTTCACGTCCTTGGCGATTTCGTCGTAGGCCTTGGCTTTTTTCTTCAGCTCCTGATCGTTCAGGAACAAGCCGATCAAGCTCTGCGCGGCAGAGGTCTTGGCCAGTTTGACGAAGCCAGCCGCTTCAATTTCCAGCGCCTTGTCACGACCGAAGTTCGCAGCTTTCTGGATGGTCTTGATGGCTTCGACAGGCGCCGGGTAGTTCGGACCGGCCTGGCCCGCGACAAAGCCCTTGGCGGTCTCGAACGACATCATTTGTTCGATGGCGTTGAGCTTGAGTTTTTCCAGCTTCGGCTGACGCTTGGCCTTGTAGTCAAATTCGCCGCTGATGGCGCCCTTGATCAGGTTCAGTGCCGCTTCTGCCAGTTTCTCGGGAGCCACCACAGCATCCACTGCGCCGACTTTCAATGCGTCTTCAGCACGGTTTTCCTTACCCGCGGCGATCCACTCGATGGCGTTGTCGGCACCGATGATACGCGGCAGGCGCACGGTACCGCCGAAGCCTGGGTAGATGCCCAACTTGACTTCCGGCAGGCCGATTTTTGCGCTGCTGGCCATGACCCGGAAATCCGCGGCCAGGCACATTTCCAGACCGCCGCCCAGCGCGATGCCATTGATCGCGGCAACAGTCGGTACGTTAAGGTCTTCGAAATCGCTGAAAATCTTGTTGGCTTCGAGGTTGCCAGCCACAAGCTCGGCATCGGGCAGCTTGAAGTTGTCGACGAATTCAGTGATGTCGGCGCCGACGATGAACACGTCCTTGCCACTGGAAACGATCACGCCCTTGACCGACGCATCTGCTTTGATGGTGTCTACGGCCTGACGCAGTTCGTTCAGGGTTAGACGGTTGAACTTGTTGACGGACTCACCCTTGAGGTCGAATTTCAATTCGACGATGCCACTTTCAAGAGCCGTAACCGTGATGGCTTTACCTTCGTAAATCATCAACTGATCTCCACGATATGGAAGCTGAACAGTACACGTCGGACGCAGGCCTCAGCGTAGACACTGACGTTACCGTCGATGCTAACGCCAATTCGCCAGGCACACCCGCCAACGCGATAGTCGGGATTCTGTACGAATCGTCTGAAAGACAAACGCTCAATTCATACGCCCGTTTGATTTGGGTACGTCACCTTCATCCAATTAACGACAATTGTCAATCGCTCGAAAGGGCCATGAAAACGCGACTTTGCAGTCACTTCGCAACCGCCACGCCAGATCAATACGCAGACATTCACAAAATCAATAATCAGAGAAATACACGCACGAGCTGTACGACAACGGATATCCGCTCTTGCTTTTCTGTAGGAGCGAGCTTGCTCGCGAGAAGCCCGAGGACCCCACGCTCACCCTGAATGCCCGCGTTATCCTCGACGATTTTCGCGAGTAAGGATTGGTCGCTCGCCCTGGCGCCTACAATGAGGCTGCGTCACGCCAGCGCCTTGAGCAGCGCATTGATATCCTGCAACACGCTCAGTTCGCCCTTCTCGCCCCAACACAGAGCGATCATTTGCTTGTCCGCCTCGACCTTGTAGACATTCGCCGGCAGCGTTGCAAAATGCGGCAACAACTTTTCATCAGCACACACTTCCTGCCACTGGTTGACCCACACACCCGGTTCCAACTGCCAATAACTCCAGGTCATAGGCTTGCTCCCGCGCCGTGGCCGATGGTACTGCGCACAAGGGCTCGGCGGCTCTTGCTTGAGCCAGTGCGGCCATTCCTGGGGCGTCAGTTGCATGGACAGACCGATGCGTCGCGCCTCCATGCGCAGCGCCATGCGCCCGCTCTGATGGCGCGAGGGGCGCAACCATGCCAAGGGGCTCAGAACCACCACAAGGATTGACACCACTATCCAGACCGTCATATGTGTACTCCCTAACTTCTAGATGAGCGGATTTGACCTGACGCAACCCCATCCGCTTGAAAGCAGCCATACTGAACTTATTGCAGTCCCCTGGAGGAACGCCTCATGCCCTATGAACACATCCTGGTCGCCGTGGATCTGACCGAAGAGTGCGATCCGGTGATCAAGCGCGCCCTCGGCCTGGCCGGCGACGTTTCAAAGTTGTCCCTGGTACATATCGTCGAACCCATGGCGATGGCCTTTGGCGGCGACGTGCCGATGGACCTTTCGCAATTGCAGCAACAGCAGTTCGATCAGGCAAAGGAACGCCTTGATCGACTGATAACCAAGTATCCGACACTGAAAAAAGAGCATAGCCATCTGACTTACGGCCAACCGCGCCAGGAAATCCACCACCTTGCCAAGGAACAGAACTGCGACTTGATCGTCGTCGGCAGCCATGGTCGGCACGGCCTGGCCTTGCTGCTGGGCTCCACCGCCAACGATGTATTGCACAGTGCGCCGTGTGATGTGCTGGCGGTGCGACTGCTGAAAAATACTTAAGAGCGACGGCAATCAAATGTGGGAGCGAGCACGCCCGCTCCCACATTTCTCAACCGAATTTCATGTAAAAAACCCGGCGCCCATAGGAATGAGCGCCGGGTTTTTTATCAGCCCTGGATCACTCAGGCATCCAGCTCGGCCCAACGCTCAACCAGCGCATCCAGCTCTTTGTTCAACTGTTCAAGAGACGCAATGACCTTCGCGGTTTCCGCTGCAGGACGCAGATAGAAACCCGCGTCAGCCATTTCAGCCTCAACTGCGGCGATCTGTTTTTCCTTGGCGTCGATATCGCCCGGCAAGGCTTCCAGTTCACGTTGCAGCTTGTAGCTGAGCTTCTTCTTGACCGCCGGCGCGGCGTCCTGGGCAGGCGCCGCTGCGGCCACCGGAGTGACCACCGCAGAGTTCAGGTCAGCCTTGCCGGACTTGCTCTCGGTCACGCCCAACAGGCGCGGCGAACCGCCCTGACGCAACCAGTCCTGATAACCACCGACGTACTCGCGAACCTTGCCTTCACCTTCGAACACCAGGGTGCTGGTGACCACGTTGTCAAGGAATGCCCGGTCGTGACTGACCATCAGCACGGTGCCATTAAAGGTCAGCAAAACCTCTTCCAGCAGCTCGAGGGTTTCCACATCCAGGTCGTTGGTCGGTTCGTCGAGCACCAACAGGTTGGCTGGCTTGCTGAACAACTTGGCCAGCAACAGGCGCGCACGCTCACCACCAGACAATGCCTTGACCGGCGTACGGGCACGCTGCGGGCTGAACAGGAAGTCACCGAGATAGCTCAGTACGTGGCGGCTCTGGCCGTCGATGTCGATAAAGTCGCGACCTTCGGCGACGTTGTCGATCACGGTCTTTTCCAGGTCCAACTGGTGGCGCAACTGGTCGAAGTAGGCCACGTCGATGCGCGTGCCCTCTTCCACCGTGCCGCTGGTCGGCTGCAGACCGCTGAGCATCAACTTGAGCAAGGTAGTCTTGCCGGTACCGTTGGCGCCCAACAGGCCGATACGATCGCCGCGCTGCAGGACCATGGAGAAGTCCTTGATCAGGAATGGACCCTCCGGGTGATGGAAGCTGACGTTTTCCAGCACCATCACTTGCTTGCCCGACTTGTCGGCGGTATCAAGCTGAATGTTGGCCTTGCCGGTGCGCTCGCGACGTTCGCTGCGCTCGACACGCAGGGCTTTCAAAGCACGCACGCGACCTTCGTTGCGGGTGCGGCGAGCCTTGATGCCCTGGCGAATCCAGACTTCTTCCTGGGCCAGTTTCTTGTCGAACAACGCGTTCGCGGTTTCTTCGGCGGCCAGGGCCGCTTCTTTGTGCACCAGGAAGCTGGCGTAGTCGCCGTTCCAGTCGATCAGACCGCCGCGATCCAGTTCGAGGATGCGCGTGGCCAGGTTTTGCAGGAAGGAACGGTCGTGCGTGATAAACAACACGGCGCCCTGGAAGTCCTTGAGGGCTTCTTCCAGCCAGGCGATTGCACCGATATCCAGGTGGTTGGTCGGCTCGTCGAGCAGCAGCAGGTCCGGTTCGGAAACCAGGGCCTGGGCCAGCAGGACACGACGACGCCAGCCGCCGGACAGCTCTGCAAGGGTTTTGTCGGCCGGCAGTTGCAGGCGGCTCAACGTGCTGTCGACCAATTGCTGCAAGCGCCAGCCGTCACGGGCTTCGAGGTCTTGCTGGACATGCATCAGCTTGTCCAGGTCGGCGTCGGTAACGATGTTCTGGCTCAGGTGATGGTATTCGGCGAGCAACGCGCCAACACCATCCAGGCCTTCGGCGACCACGTCGAACACAGTCCGTCCGTCGGCCACTGGCAGTTCTTGCGGCAATTCGCCGATCTTGAGGCCTGGGGCACGCCAAACGGAGCCTTCATCAGGCTTCTGATCGCCCTTCACCAGCTTCATCATGCTGGATTTGCCAGTGCCGTTACGGCCGATGATGCACACCCGCTCACCACGGGCGATCTGCCAGGACACCTTGTCCAACAACGGCATAGCGCCGAAAGCAAGGGACACATCGCTGAATTTGAGCAGGGTCATGAGCTTCTCCAAAAACCGGGCGCGCATTCTACCTGAGTTGGGGGGTTAAGCGGCCGGCATTTTCATCCTTGACACGTTCTGAAGGACATTTCCCGATAACTTGGACGAAGCATTCGGCAAAGCTTTCAACGGCCGCCGGCAAAAGGCTAAGCTAGGGGCAATCAGTGTCGACCCGCGTCGGCACTAGTCCTGATTTCTTTGCACGGACGTCTCATGCGCAGTCGCCTTTTCAGTTTCTTATCTTGCCTGCTTCTTTCTACCACCGCCGTTCAAAGCGCCCAGGCCGTGGATTTGACCACTCAACGCCAATATTACGATCAAGCCAAGCGCGCGCTGGCCAAAGGCGACAGCGGGCCCTACATGCAATACAGCCGAGCCCTGGCCGATTATCCGCTGACACCGTATCTGGCGTACGACGAGCTCACCGCCCGCCTGAAGACCGCCAGTAATCAGGAAATCGAACAGTTCCTGGGCAAGCATGGCGATCTGCCCCAGGCCAACTGGATGAAACTGCGCTGGTTGCGCTGGCTGGCCGAACGTGGCGAATGGCAGACGTTTGAAAAGTATTACGACGCCAAGCTTAACTTCACGGAACTGGACTGCCTCCACGGTCAATACCAACTGAGCCACAACCTCAAGGCCGAGGGTTACGCCAGCGCCGAAAAACTGTGGTTGAGCGGCAAATCCCAGCCGGCGGCCTGTGATGCGCTGTTCGCACAGTGGTCCGCCGATGGCCAACTGACCGAACAGAAACGCTGGAAGCGCACTAAATTGGCCGCCGAAGCCCGTAACTACGGCCTGGCCAACAGCCTGGTGAAAACCCTGACCACCCTCGCGCCCCAAGGTCGCCTGATGGTCGATGTCGCGCAAAAGCCTGCCTTGCTGAACGACCCGTCACGCTTCCTGCCAGCCAGCGAAGCCATGTCCGACGCAGTCGGCCTGGGCCTTCGTCGCCTGGCTCGCCAGGATCCCGAAAAGGCCATGGCGCTGCTGGACGGTTACGCCGCCAGCATGCACTTCTCCCGTGACGAAAAAGTCTCGATTGCCCGAGAGATCGGCCTGACTCTGGCGCGCCGCTTCGACCCTCGCGCCCTCGACGTAATGACCAAGTACGACCCGGAACTGCGTGACAACACAGTCTCCGAATGGCGCCTGCGCCTGCTGTTGCGCCTGGCCCGCCGGGAGGATGCTTACCAACTGACCCGCAAGCTGCCCGAGGACCTGGCCACCACCAGCCGCTGGCGCTACTGGCAGGCCCGCGCGCTGGAACTGGCCGAACCCAAGAACCCTCAGCCCCTGGTGCTGTACAAAGACCTGGCACGGGAGCGGGACTTCTATGGTTTCCTCGCGGCGGATCGCTCCCAGGCGCCGTACCAACTGAACAATCGACCTTTGGTGTTGAGCCAGGCGCTGCTCAATAAAGTACGTAACACCCCCGGCGTGCGGCGCGCCCTGGAGTTCTACGCCCGCGGCCAGATTGTCGATGGCCGTCGCGAGTGGTATCACGTCACCCGCCACTTCAACCGTGACGAAATGGTCGCCCAGGCCAAACTTGCCTATGACATGAAATGGTATTTCCCGGCGATCCGCACTATCAGCCAGGCAAAGTACTGGGACGACCTGGATATCCGCTTCCCCATGGCCCACCGCGCCACACTGGTGCGCGAGGCCAAGGTACGTGGCCTGCATTCGAGCTGGGTGTTCGCCATTACTCGCCAGGAAAGCGCCTTCATGGACGACGCCCGCTCTGGCGTTGGCGCCACCGGTCTGATGCAACTGATGCCCGCCACCGCCAAGGAAACCGCGCGCAAGTTCAGCATTCCCCTGGCATCACCGCGACAAGTGCTGGATCCGGACAAGAACATTCAGCTCGGCACAGCGTACCTGAGCCAGGTCCACAGCCAGTTCAATGGCAACCGTGTGCTCGCCTCCGCCGCCTACAACGCCGGCCCAGGGCGCGTGCGCCAGTGGCTGCGCGGCGCCGACCACTTGAGCTTCGACGTCTGGGTAGAGAGCATTCCTTTCGACGAAACACGCCAGTACGTGCAGAACGTGCTGTCCTATTCGGTGATCTACGGTCAGAAGCTCAACTCGCCGCAACCCTTGGTGGATTGGCATGAACGCTACTTCGATGATCAGTAAAAAAAACCGCTAAAAGTTCCAGGCTTGAGGCTGCAAGTGAAATGCCCGCATTGTCAGATGCGGGCATTTTTTTAGGTTTGGTCATGCCCATCGCTAAATTGCAGCGCCGCCAGTCGCGCATACAACGGATTGCTCGCGATCAATTGCTGGTGCGTACCTACCGCCACTAATTTGCCTTGATCCATCACCGCGATTCGATCGGCGTTTTTCACCGTCGCCAGACGATGGGCAATCACCAGCGTGGTCCGCCCATGCATCAATTGCGGCAACGCCTGCTGGATCAAGTGCTCACTCTGGGCATCGAGCGCGCTAGTGGCCTCATCCAGCAACAGAATCGGTGCGT is from Pseudomonas mucidolens and encodes:
- the topA gene encoding type I DNA topoisomerase, which produces MGKSLVIVESPAKAKTINKYLGNEYVVKSSIGHIRDLPTSGSASASKEPAAKRGKAAAGEGPVLSPKEKARKQLVSRMGVDPDHGWKAKYEILPGKEKVIEELRRLAKDADTIYLATDLDREGEAIAWHLREAIGGDDSRYKRVVFNEITKKAIQEAFSKPGELDIDRVNAQQARRFLDRVVGYMVSPLLWAKIARGLSAGRVQSVAVKLVVEREREIRAFIPEEYWEVHADLGTTKGATVRFDVAREKGEAFKPLNEAQAMAALEKLKASSYSIVKREDKPTSSKPSAPFITSTLQQAASNRLGFGVKKTMMMAQRLYEAGYITYMRTDSTNLSVDAVAMARTYIEGEFGKKYLPESPNVYSSKEGAQEAHEAIRPSDANTEPSKLSGMERDAERLYELIWRQFLACQMLPAQYLSTTVSVGAGDFELRAKGRILKFDGYTRVMPQIAKPGDDDVLPDMAQGDVLKLIKLDPSQHFTKPPARYSEASLVKEMEKRGIGRPSTYAAIISTIQDRGYVALHNRRFYSEKMGDIVTERLSESFSNLMDYGFTAGMEENLDDVAQGERDWKNVLDEFYGDFKKKLEVAESPDSGMRANQPVMTDIACLTCGRPMQIRTASTGVFLGCSGYSLPPKERCKATVNLVPGDEIAADDEGESESLVLRGKHRCPICSTAMDAYLLDEKHKLHICGNNPDCNGYEIEEGTYRIKGYEGPSLECDKCGSEMQLKTGRFGKFFGCTNATCKNTRKLLKSGDAAPPKMDPVKMPELKCEKVNDTYILRDGASGLFLAASQFPKNRETRAPLVLEIMPHKDEIDPKYHFLCEAPKKDPDGRPAVIRYSRKTKEQYVQTEVDGKPTGWKAFYDGGKWKVEDKRQGA
- a CDS encoding transglycosylase SLT domain-containing protein; this translates as MRSRLFSFLSCLLLSTTAVQSAQAVDLTTQRQYYDQAKRALAKGDSGPYMQYSRALADYPLTPYLAYDELTARLKTASNQEIEQFLGKHGDLPQANWMKLRWLRWLAERGEWQTFEKYYDAKLNFTELDCLHGQYQLSHNLKAEGYASAEKLWLSGKSQPAACDALFAQWSADGQLTEQKRWKRTKLAAEARNYGLANSLVKTLTTLAPQGRLMVDVAQKPALLNDPSRFLPASEAMSDAVGLGLRRLARQDPEKAMALLDGYAASMHFSRDEKVSIAREIGLTLARRFDPRALDVMTKYDPELRDNTVSEWRLRLLLRLARREDAYQLTRKLPEDLATTSRWRYWQARALELAEPKNPQPLVLYKDLARERDFYGFLAADRSQAPYQLNNRPLVLSQALLNKVRNTPGVRRALEFYARGQIVDGRREWYHVTRHFNRDEMVAQAKLAYDMKWYFPAIRTISQAKYWDDLDIRFPMAHRATLVREAKVRGLHSSWVFAITRQESAFMDDARSGVGATGLMQLMPATAKETARKFSIPLASPRQVLDPDKNIQLGTAYLSQVHSQFNGNRVLASAAYNAGPGRVRQWLRGADHLSFDVWVESIPFDETRQYVQNVLSYSVIYGQKLNSPQPLVDWHERYFDDQ
- a CDS encoding ATP-binding cassette domain-containing protein, which translates into the protein MTLLKFSDVSLAFGAMPLLDKVSWQIARGERVCIIGRNGTGKSSMMKLVKGDQKPDEGSVWRAPGLKIGELPQELPVADGRTVFDVVAEGLDGVGALLAEYHHLSQNIVTDADLDKLMHVQQDLEARDGWRLQQLVDSTLSRLQLPADKTLAELSGGWRRRVLLAQALVSEPDLLLLDEPTNHLDIGAIAWLEEALKDFQGAVLFITHDRSFLQNLATRILELDRGGLIDWNGDYASFLVHKEAALAAEETANALFDKKLAQEEVWIRQGIKARRTRNEGRVRALKALRVERSERRERTGKANIQLDTADKSGKQVMVLENVSFHHPEGPFLIKDFSMVLQRGDRIGLLGANGTGKTTLLKLMLSGLQPTSGTVEEGTRIDVAYFDQLRHQLDLEKTVIDNVAEGRDFIDIDGQSRHVLSYLGDFLFSPQRARTPVKALSGGERARLLLAKLFSKPANLLVLDEPTNDLDVETLELLEEVLLTFNGTVLMVSHDRAFLDNVVTSTLVFEGEGKVREYVGGYQDWLRQGGSPRLLGVTESKSGKADLNSAVVTPVAAAAPAQDAAPAVKKKLSYKLQRELEALPGDIDAKEKQIAAVEAEMADAGFYLRPAAETAKVIASLEQLNKELDALVERWAELDA
- the fadB gene encoding fatty acid oxidation complex subunit alpha FadB, producing MIYEGKAITVTALESGIVELKFDLKGESVNKFNRLTLNELRQAVDTIKADASVKGVIVSSGKDVFIVGADITEFVDNFKLPDAELVAGNLEANKIFSDFEDLNVPTVAAINGIALGGGLEMCLAADFRVMASSAKIGLPEVKLGIYPGFGGTVRLPRIIGADNAIEWIAAGKENRAEDALKVGAVDAVVAPEKLAEAALNLIKGAISGEFDYKAKRQPKLEKLKLNAIEQMMSFETAKGFVAGQAGPNYPAPVEAIKTIQKAANFGRDKALEIEAAGFVKLAKTSAAQSLIGLFLNDQELKKKAKAYDEIAKDVKQAAVLGAGIMGGGIAYQSASKGTPILMKDINEHGIEQGLAEAAKLLVGRVDKGRMTAAKMAEVLNGIRPTLSYGDFGHVDLVVEAVVENPKVKQAVLAEVEAQVKEDTILASNTSTISITLLAQALKRPENFVGMHFFNPVHMMPLVEVIRGEKSSELAVATTVAYAKKMGKNPIVVNDCPGFLVNRVLFPYFGGFAKLVSAGVDFVRIDKVMEKFGWPMGPAYLMDVVGIDTGHHGRDVMAEGFPDRMKDDRRSAVDALYEAKRLGQKNGKGFYAYETDKKGKQKKVADPSVHEVLAPIVYEQREVSDEDIINWMMIALCLETVRCLEDGIVETAAEADMGLVYGIGFPPFRGGALRYIDSIGVAEFVALADQYADLGPLYHPTAKLREMAKNGQSFFG
- the fadA gene encoding acetyl-CoA C-acyltransferase FadA, which codes for MSLNPRDVVIVDFGRTPMGRSKGGMHRNTRAEDMSAHLISKVLERNVKVDPNEVEDVIWGCVNQTLEQGWNIARMASLMTQIPHTAAGQTVSRLCGSSMSALHTAAQAIMTGNGDVFVVGGVEHMGHVSMMHGVDPNPHMSLYAAKASGMMGLTAEMLGKMHGITREAQDAFGLRSHQLAHKATVEGKFKDEIIPMNGYDENGFLKLFDYDETIRPDTTLESLAALKPAFNPKGGTVTAGTSSQITDGASCMIVMSAQRAQDLGIQPLAVIRSMAVAGVDPAIMGYGPVPATQKALKRAGLSISDIDFFELNEAFAAQALPVLKDLKVLDKMNEKVNLHGGAIALGHPFGCSGARISGTLLNVMKQNGGNLGVATMCIGLGQGISTVFERV
- a CDS encoding DUF1653 domain-containing protein, which translates into the protein MKVEPGLYRHYKGPQYRVFNVARHSETEEQVVFYQALYGDYGFWVRPLSMFLETVEVDGEQVPRFVLIQAEPSLFSGQ
- a CDS encoding universal stress protein — translated: MPYEHILVAVDLTEECDPVIKRALGLAGDVSKLSLVHIVEPMAMAFGGDVPMDLSQLQQQQFDQAKERLDRLITKYPTLKKEHSHLTYGQPRQEIHHLAKEQNCDLIVVGSHGRHGLALLLGSTANDVLHSAPCDVLAVRLLKNT